A genomic stretch from Caballeronia sp. LZ062 includes:
- a CDS encoding electron transfer flavoprotein subunit alpha/FixB family protein, which produces MNTIKRIDPRRPFIVTTAGLRRITLGEVGTGASHDFGSPHATHRDIAKPLRMTKPARRSVLVAAHTDRGALEDHARQALAAAALLADVDTEVVLIAFGTLNDNAASLGADRFIELDAFDSHRFAPDEELRALAACAAAFAPAHLFMPDNATGDGDLGRRYAALADASIATHVVELDAAHAASYAQAGRAWASRALPHVVLLAPNAVDAKLPFVGAGERVASDGIVPASTASAYIDLGIEELDAAQIALEEADFIVSAGNGVSDVAAFETLASTLGAAIGASRVAVDDGKFTRDKQIGATGKTVQASVYIAFGISGAVQHLQGIKDCRHVIAVNSDASAPIAKRANLTVVADTHETIKALTDAAAAARASRGNGASLVHDAPLAEGVFA; this is translated from the coding sequence ATGAACACCATCAAACGAATCGATCCGCGGCGGCCGTTCATCGTCACGACGGCGGGACTGCGGCGTATCACGCTGGGGGAAGTCGGTACAGGCGCGTCGCACGATTTCGGTTCGCCTCATGCGACGCATCGCGATATCGCGAAGCCGCTTCGCATGACGAAGCCCGCGCGGCGCAGCGTACTGGTGGCCGCGCATACGGATCGCGGCGCGCTGGAAGATCACGCGCGTCAGGCGCTCGCCGCCGCCGCGTTGCTAGCGGACGTCGACACCGAAGTCGTGCTGATCGCGTTCGGTACATTGAACGACAACGCGGCATCGCTCGGCGCGGATCGTTTTATAGAACTGGACGCGTTCGATAGCCACCGCTTCGCGCCCGACGAAGAACTGCGCGCGCTGGCCGCGTGCGCCGCAGCGTTCGCGCCGGCGCATCTCTTCATGCCGGACAACGCAACAGGCGACGGCGACCTCGGGCGCCGTTACGCCGCTCTCGCCGATGCAAGCATCGCGACGCATGTCGTCGAACTCGACGCCGCGCACGCCGCGAGCTATGCGCAAGCGGGCCGCGCGTGGGCATCGCGTGCGTTGCCGCATGTCGTGCTCCTTGCGCCGAATGCCGTGGATGCCAAGCTGCCCTTCGTCGGCGCTGGCGAGCGGGTGGCCAGCGACGGCATCGTGCCTGCATCGACGGCGAGTGCGTATATCGATCTGGGCATCGAAGAGCTAGACGCCGCGCAGATCGCGCTGGAAGAGGCGGATTTCATCGTGTCGGCGGGCAATGGCGTCTCCGACGTTGCCGCGTTCGAAACGCTTGCCAGCACGCTCGGCGCGGCAATAGGCGCGAGCCGCGTCGCCGTGGACGACGGCAAGTTCACGCGCGACAAGCAGATCGGCGCAACGGGCAAGACCGTGCAGGCAAGCGTGTATATCGCGTTCGGCATCTCGGGCGCGGTGCAGCATCTGCAAGGCATCAAGGATTGCCGCCACGTTATCGCAGTGAATTCCGATGCCAGCGCGCCCATCGCGAAGCGCGCCAATCTCACGGTCGTCGCGGATACGCACGAGACGATCAAGGCACTCACCGATGCGGCGGCTGCCGCGCGTGCATCGCGTGGGAATGGCGCGTCACTTGTCCACGATGCGCCGCTCGCGGAAGGAGTATTCGCATGA
- a CDS encoding electron transfer flavoprotein subunit beta/FixA family protein: protein MKIAVLVSVGCHPVSGVARYSRNDAAALTIALDIARQHGAQLDVLHAGDLASLALAEYLALGAQRVEVLNTDGDACAALAQRIAGYDLVMTGTRAEGAFDSGTLPYKLANALNIALVGSAVDVSVTSEGVDVRQFMPKGLRRRVRVQLPALVAVHPLANAAPRYAYARMREGHVVPVAAHAPVDNERKAWTLGPIAAKPKRLAAPEKRSGHARMLSATTTESRGGSVVIEGSSVEKAQVILAYLREHRLVDY from the coding sequence ATGAAGATCGCCGTGCTCGTTTCCGTGGGATGCCATCCGGTGAGCGGCGTCGCGCGCTATAGCCGCAACGACGCGGCTGCGCTGACGATCGCGCTGGATATCGCAAGACAACACGGCGCGCAACTCGACGTGTTGCACGCGGGCGATCTGGCCAGTCTCGCGCTTGCCGAATATCTTGCGCTCGGTGCACAGCGCGTCGAAGTGCTCAACACCGATGGCGACGCGTGCGCGGCGCTCGCACAGCGCATCGCGGGCTATGACCTCGTGATGACGGGCACGCGTGCAGAAGGCGCGTTCGATAGCGGCACGCTGCCGTACAAACTGGCGAATGCGTTGAATATCGCGCTCGTCGGCTCGGCGGTGGATGTCAGCGTGACGAGCGAAGGCGTCGATGTTCGCCAGTTCATGCCGAAGGGCTTGCGCAGGCGCGTGCGCGTGCAATTGCCTGCGCTCGTCGCCGTGCATCCGCTTGCCAATGCCGCGCCGCGTTATGCGTATGCGCGTATGCGCGAAGGACACGTCGTGCCGGTTGCGGCTCACGCGCCCGTGGACAACGAGCGCAAAGCGTGGACGCTCGGTCCCATTGCCGCGAAGCCCAAGCGCCTCGCCGCGCCGGAAAAGCGCAGCGGCCACGCGCGCATGCTCTCTGCAACCACGACGGAAAGCCGCGGCGGAAGCGTCGTAATTGAAGGGAGTTCCGTCGAAAAAGCACAAGTGAT